In Actinomycetota bacterium, a single window of DNA contains:
- a CDS encoding Hsp20/alpha crystallin family protein encodes SWRSFLVRVDVPGINTGDLEVAFAGGLLVVSGARYLTAGPDGERFHRLERHAGSFRRAVALPTAATAEMVHASVEDGVLTVVVPKLAPTAPSGVAVQPTPLEMARRQQPD; translated from the coding sequence AGTCCTGGCGCTCGTTCCTGGTACGGGTCGACGTCCCCGGGATCAACACAGGCGATCTTGAGGTCGCCTTCGCCGGGGGGCTGCTGGTGGTCAGCGGTGCCCGCTACCTCACCGCCGGCCCGGACGGGGAGCGGTTCCACCGGCTGGAGCGCCACGCCGGCTCGTTCCGCCGGGCGGTCGCACTGCCCACGGCGGCCACCGCAGAGATGGTCCATGCCAGCGTCGAGGACGGCGTCCTCACCGTCGTCGTGCCCAAGCTCGCCCCGACAGCACCCAGCGGGGTGGCGGTGCAGCCCACGCCCCTCGAGATGGCCCGCCGACAGCAGCCAGACTAG